Proteins found in one Thalassomonas actiniarum genomic segment:
- a CDS encoding flavohemoglobin expression-modulating QEGLA motif protein, whose product MLTLSEQECITRINKGECFHAEVDGGAFIVKIDEYTPIICAAIHNGHRLRNDLQKAFLLTREERFYEEDPYTDELISSFPIQLIGNDSRFEYDLNRAKTLSTYFKTAWNKQVWEKPLSQKQRAKSHSKHQAFYNVLEAIVNVIEKQFSNAIVFDIHSYNYRRIEKATPTFNIGSGQIDVERWGNVVNRFEKQLNKIELPNLEVRAASDEVFHGRGYLITHINARFDNTLVIPTEVKKVFMDEVTGEVYPLVLEELKAGFKNAISETAAFFVRRYGKKKRTQKADILSSNISPEVLALDKQFFALCKNIETLNFINPINLAAQRNKFLKKNSYIAPSFNYKQLNINPYKFREDLYKLPVDEVNDADIQQLYRHVIDNLASKIDLLTTIGTEDFIYNSLKYYGEPGHTDIANARFILHLKDIESEQQEKVLGADDAVVFFRARAQAWGLNCKVEKSGKIVAKAMVNNEKALLLINKEAVFTEKELQAFAYHELGIHMLTTINARRHPLKIFGLGLTGNTHTQEGLALYSEYCSGSLTIKRLKTIALRVIAVQYMLEHGDFVKTYHSLMNEFALDKLSAFTLTTRVYRGGGFTKDYLYLKGFRDVLSLAKTGAIDNLLVGKTGLLDFTVISEIVERGMISKPEPLFDLAYASSGDPVLDFIVNSIQ is encoded by the coding sequence ATGCTAACGCTGTCTGAACAAGAATGTATCACCCGGATCAATAAAGGGGAATGTTTTCATGCTGAAGTGGATGGCGGCGCCTTTATTGTCAAAATAGATGAATACACGCCCATTATCTGCGCAGCTATTCATAATGGTCACCGGCTGAGAAATGATCTGCAAAAAGCTTTCCTGCTGACCCGGGAAGAGCGTTTTTATGAAGAAGATCCCTATACCGATGAGTTGATCTCTTCGTTCCCGATCCAGCTTATCGGCAACGACTCCCGGTTCGAGTATGATCTGAACCGGGCAAAAACCTTATCGACTTATTTTAAAACCGCCTGGAATAAGCAGGTGTGGGAGAAACCCCTGAGTCAGAAGCAACGTGCGAAAAGTCATAGCAAACATCAGGCGTTTTACAATGTCCTGGAAGCGATTGTTAACGTCATAGAGAAACAGTTCAGCAATGCGATTGTCTTTGATATCCATTCCTATAACTACAGGCGCATAGAGAAAGCCACCCCCACTTTTAACATCGGCTCGGGCCAAATCGACGTTGAGCGCTGGGGAAATGTGGTAAACCGTTTTGAAAAGCAACTGAATAAGATTGAATTGCCTAACCTGGAGGTGCGGGCGGCCAGCGACGAAGTTTTTCATGGCCGGGGTTACTTGATCACCCATATCAATGCCCGTTTTGATAATACTTTGGTGATCCCCACGGAAGTCAAAAAAGTCTTTATGGATGAGGTAACTGGTGAAGTCTACCCCTTGGTGTTGGAAGAGCTTAAAGCGGGTTTTAAAAATGCTATCAGTGAAACGGCGGCATTTTTTGTCCGCCGCTACGGGAAAAAGAAAAGAACGCAAAAGGCCGATATTTTATCTTCTAATATCAGCCCCGAGGTTTTGGCCTTAGATAAGCAATTTTTTGCTCTTTGTAAAAATATTGAAACCTTAAACTTTATCAACCCGATCAATTTAGCGGCGCAACGAAATAAGTTCTTAAAGAAAAACAGTTATATTGCCCCGAGCTTTAATTACAAGCAGCTTAATATCAATCCCTATAAATTCAGGGAAGATTTATACAAGTTGCCGGTCGATGAGGTCAATGATGCCGATATCCAGCAGCTGTATCGCCATGTTATCGACAACCTGGCGAGTAAAATCGATTTGCTCACCACCATAGGCACGGAAGATTTTATTTATAACTCGTTAAAATATTACGGCGAACCCGGTCATACCGATATTGCCAACGCCAGGTTTATTCTGCATTTAAAGGATATTGAATCAGAGCAGCAGGAAAAAGTGCTCGGGGCTGATGACGCGGTTGTTTTTTTCAGAGCTCGGGCGCAGGCATGGGGATTAAACTGTAAAGTAGAAAAGTCGGGAAAAATCGTAGCGAAAGCCATGGTGAATAATGAAAAAGCCCTGCTCTTGATCAACAAGGAAGCGGTTTTTACCGAGAAAGAGTTACAGGCGTTTGCATACCATGAGCTGGGTATTCATATGCTGACTACGATCAATGCCAGGCGGCATCCGTTAAAGATTTTTGGCTTAGGGTTAACCGGCAATACCCATACCCAGGAAGGCCTGGCCCTCTACAGCGAGTACTGCTCCGGCAGTTTGACCATTAAGCGGTTAAAAACCATCGCCTTAAGGGTGATCGCGGTGCAATATATGCTGGAGCATGGCGATTTTGTCAAAACTTATCATAGTCTGATGAATGAATTTGCCCTTGATAAACTTTCCGCTTTCACTTTGACCACCCGGGTATATCGGGGGGGAGGATTTACCAAGGATTACCTGTATTTGAAAGGTTTTCGCGATGTACTGAGTCTTGCCAAAACCGGGGCTATTGATAATTTACTTGTCGGTAAAACAGGTTTGTTGGACTTTACTGTCATATCTGAGATTGTCGAGCGTGGCATGATCAGCAAACCTGAGCCTTTATTCGATTTAGCTTATGCTTCCTCCGGCGATCCGGTACTGGATTTTATTGTCAATTCCATCCAATAA
- the gshB gene encoding glutathione synthase: MKICFIMYPWDRVEAETDSTLRLIHECVKRGHTVALSTVNNLTIRDSVASAFCDVFTKQTKCSDNIPSFYKHAKFKRAQLPLAGFDAIIMRANPPLDALALNFLDSVRGDTFIMNDLDGLRVANNKVYTASFQDTESEFIPATHVSKNRDYLERIFEESQSNRMILKPLDGFGGRGVIVLEKSARQSFRSLLDFYIGGDETGKGSNYVILQDYVHGAEEGDVRILMLNGEPIGAMKRVPASNDVRANVHAGGIVVKHKLTAQEKKLCKYIGPKLVRDGLYFTGIDVIGGKLIEVNVLSPGGIVRINKLNRTKLQSQVIDFVESVVHAKELVMSRKNEFRQVIEDANAV, encoded by the coding sequence ATGAAAATTTGTTTTATTATGTATCCTTGGGACCGTGTTGAAGCGGAAACAGACTCTACATTGCGGTTAATTCATGAATGCGTTAAGCGCGGCCATACGGTCGCCTTATCCACCGTGAATAATTTAACTATCCGTGATAGCGTTGCCAGCGCCTTTTGCGATGTGTTCACCAAGCAAACCAAGTGTTCGGATAATATTCCCAGTTTCTATAAACATGCCAAATTCAAGCGGGCGCAGTTACCTTTAGCCGGCTTTGATGCCATTATCATGCGGGCAAATCCGCCGCTGGATGCCCTGGCATTAAATTTTCTGGATTCGGTGCGCGGCGATACCTTTATCATGAATGATTTGGATGGCTTGCGGGTGGCAAATAATAAAGTTTATACCGCTTCATTTCAGGATACCGAAAGTGAGTTTATTCCTGCCACCCATGTTTCGAAAAACCGGGATTACCTGGAGCGTATTTTTGAAGAGTCACAAAGCAACCGTATGATATTAAAACCCCTGGATGGTTTTGGCGGCCGCGGTGTCATCGTACTTGAAAAAAGCGCGCGGCAAAGTTTTCGATCACTGCTGGACTTTTATATCGGCGGCGATGAAACCGGCAAGGGCAGCAATTATGTGATCTTGCAAGATTATGTCCATGGCGCTGAAGAAGGGGATGTCAGGATCCTGATGCTCAACGGCGAACCTATCGGGGCAATGAAGCGGGTGCCGGCGTCGAATGATGTACGCGCAAATGTGCATGCCGGGGGCATAGTGGTTAAACATAAACTGACCGCGCAAGAGAAAAAGCTTTGTAAATATATCGGCCCTAAGCTGGTCAGAGACGGGTTATATTTTACCGGCATCGATGTCATTGGCGGCAAATTAATTGAAGTGAATGTGTTAAGTCCGGGAGGCATAGTGCGTATCAATAAATTGAACCGCACTAAATTGCAATCTCAGGTGATTGATTTTGTGGAAAGTGTTGTCCACGCGAAAGAATTGGTTATGAGCAGAAAAAATGAATTCAGACAGGTGATAGAAGATGCTAACGCTGTCTGA